The Zygosaccharomyces rouxii strain CBS732 chromosome A complete sequence genome window below encodes:
- the NSE1 gene encoding Smc5-Smc6 complex subunit NSE1 (similar to uniprot|Q07913 Saccharomyces cerevisiae YLR007W NSE1 Essential nuclear protein required for DNA repair forms a complex with Smc5p and Rhc18p) — MTEDIEFTDPNGNTAQPSESGTVIPETDKSITDHDIARYLLQYLLDCRGICHENMLLVVLDKLQKYTQDPTSQVCSTDKLVEIIKGINVKLNPLGYKISRVGHGMGKNNVSSMLKDTGLPSNNRFYVYVNTVTSEESKLATRFSTREIEFIKWCVEKMCVSRDCEVIIDCPIITEVDRIRNDVSWNKCITYSVESSEFFQYKDWSPIEIESLLFKLCGLKWFAKDENGRISMDLRCSVELEEYLIANGISTCENCHRLALQGTRCTSCSRSWHVDCYQHRITHIGKYCPCGESILQNGMYIV; from the coding sequence ATGACTGAGGATATAGAGTTTACTGATCCTAACGGGAACACAGCACAACCCAGTGAATCGGGTACTGTCATTCCTGAAACCGATAAATCCATAACGGACCACGACATTGCAAGGTACCTCTTACAATACCTACTAGACTGCAGAGGAATCTGCCATGAGAATATGTTATTAGTGGTATTGGACAAACTGCAAAAATATACACAGGATCCTACTTCTCAAGTATGTTCAACGGATAAATTGGTTGAAATCATTAAGGGAATCAATGTGAAATTGAATCCATTGGGCTATAAAATATCAAGGGTTGGTCACGGCATGGGTAAGAACAACGTTAGTTCCATGTTAAAGGACACTGGATTACCAAGCAACAACAGATTTTACGTGTATGTGAATACCGTTACTAGTGAAGAAAGTAAATTAGCCACTAGATTCTCAACgagagaaattgaatttatcaaatggTGCGTGGAGAAAATGTGTGTTTCTAGAGATTGTGAAGTAATAATAGATTGTCCCATCATAACAGAAGTAGACCGCATACGAAACGATGTTTCGTGGAATAAGTGCATAACTTATAGTGTCGAGTCATCGGAATTTTTCCAGTACAAAGATTGGAGTCCCATCGAGATTGAATCTTTACTATTTAAATTATGCGGATTAAAATGGTTTGCCAAGGATGAAAATGGCCGTATATCAATGGATCTTAGATGTTCAGTGGAATTAGAAGAGTATCTGATCGCGAACGGTATCTCAACTTGTGAAAACTGCCACAGATTAGCCTTACAAGGTACACGTTGTACATCGTGCTCCAGGTCTTGGCACGTCGATTGTTATCAACATCGCATTACTCACATTGGCAAATATTGTCCCTGTGGTGAATccattttacaaaatggtATGTATATAGTATGA
- a CDS encoding uncharacterized protein (some similarities with uniprot|Q22X91 Tetrahymena thermophila SB210 TTHERM_00561660 Viral A-type inclusion protein repeat containing protein), which translates to MRTPDHFKIPKERRADYWDYKPSRDELIKEPLITPIHEIKNQNKLINSAMLYFSKPSHRDHGFYPDPKIPYEAYFANETEEREKLRFGENETITFDINEEVGKLVMKEAEYKPASQHGALDQKNTKNKSILKTNPRTVIPYRPHANPYIDACQEVMIKCYNMCGISVDYLDIDKMFDSLGKLMFGISNEFKMKELCFNYVLAAEKRKWFEEKEDLKASVEQFKTERLGLCELNVELGIKLQQESKRVENLQKLLVKLEQFDKVQQENTGLALVNTDLTSKNDQLTSKLLNLEAKVLQLSDVDRTNVELNDKISALTSKNESLSDDYDKLFKEKQELESKNSELLQNNNELRSERERWLERNENLIINSTDFNVKMEERNAKIKFLEAQIENIKAKYDRDTKSDMKYFKNKINDMLRENVNQTSQMEKVIVNLNQANYKVDELLKDNESLRVDNNNMRADLQQKLKDIKDLQLQLKQDKVTFTKYEKLENEKTACDKALVHLRQEYRTLQESFQNLKEVHSNLDDQNKELSQYRKAAHDALCELNEEVGKLEDMNAVLQDGKRIDQIQINDLNCQVKKHIETIELLERSNSKFRKKPQELENKIQTLQCEYERLDKQYKDRETEIQQAKLNMRKMTTSLYNARMNASDHENRCTAADYNGLTSNSAKAPLRKRDMLRSLANRRTVLVTEPSQSLNKNIY; encoded by the coding sequence ATGCGTACACCAGATCATTTCAAGATTCCTAAAGAACGGCGTGCCGATTATTGGGATTATAAACCTAGTCGAGACGAACTTATCAAGGAGCCACTGATTACTCCAATTcatgaaattaaaaatcAGAATAAATTAATTAATAGTGCTATGCTGTATTTCAGTAAGCCAAGCCATAGAGACCATGGATTTTATCCAGATCCAAAAATTCCCTATGAAGCATATTTTGCCAATGAAACTGAAGAGAGGGAAAAGCTTCGATTTGGTGAGAATGAAACGATTACTTTTGATATTAATGAGGAAGTTGGTAAATTGGTCATGAAAGAAGCTGAGTACAAACCAGCATCTCAGCATGGGGCCTTGGATCAGAAAAATACTAAAAATAAATCCATCTTAAAGACTAATCCAAGAACCGTTATACCTTATCGACCACATGCTAACCCTTATATCGATGCGTGTCAAGAAGTTATGATTAAATGTTATAATATGTGTGGTATTTCAGTGGATTATTTGGACATTGATAAAATGTTTGATTCCCTCGGTAAATTGATGTTTGGGATTTCCAATGAATTTaagatgaaagaattaTGCTTTAACTATGTGCTAGCCGCTGAGAAGCGCAAGTGGTTTGAAGAGaaggaagatttgaaagcttCGGTGGAACAATTCAAGACCGAAAGATTGGGCTTGTGTGAGCTAAATGTTGAATTGGGTATAAAACTACAACAAGAATCGAAAAGAGTCGagaatttacaaaaattacTTGTCAAATtagaacaatttgataaagTTCAACAGGAAAATACCGGTCTCGCTTTAGTCAATACTGATTTGACTTCAAaaaatgatcaattgaCTTCTAAACTATTAAATTTAGAGGCAAAAGTGCTTCAATTGTCTGACGTGGATAGAACAAACgttgaattgaatgataaaatttcagCATTGACTTCCAAGAACGAAAGTTTAAGCGATGACTATGATAAGCTTTTCAAAGAGAAGCAAGAGTTAGAATCTAAGAATTCTGAACTATTGCAGAATAATAATGAGCTTCGATCAGAAAGGGAGAGATGGCTTGAACGcaatgaaaatttgatcaTAAATAGCACTGATTTTAATGTGAAAATGGAGGAAAGAAATGCAAAGATTAAATTCTTGGAGGCTCAAATAGAAAATATTAAGGCCAAATATGATAGAGACACCAAATCTGACatgaaatatttcaaaaataaGATCAACGATATGTTAAGGGAAAATGTAAATCAAACTTCTCAAATGGAGAAAGTTATagtaaatttgaatcaagCCAACTACAAGGTTGATGAATTACTAAAGGACAATGAATCTCTTCGTGTGgataataacaatatgCGTGCTGATCTTCAACAAAAGTTAAAGGACATTAAGGATttacaattacaattgAAGCAAGATAAAGTGacttttaccaaatatgaaaaattggagaaTGAAAAGACAGCTTGTGATAAGGCTCTAGTACATTTAAGACAAGAGTATAGGACTCTACaagaaagttttcaaaatttgaaagaggtTCATAGTAATCTCGATGATcaaaataaagaattgagtCAATACAGGAAAGCCGCCCATGATGCCCTTTGTGAACTCAATGAAGAAGTcggtaaattggaagatatgAATGCTGTTTTACAAGATGGTAAACGAATTGATCAGATCCAAATTAACGATTTGAACTGTCAAGTGAAAAAACACATAGAGACTATTGAATTGTTAGAGAGAtccaattcaaaatttagAAAGAAACCACAAGAGttagaaaataaaattcaGACGTTGCAATGTGAATATGAAAGATTGGATAAGCAGTACAAGGATAGAGAAACTGAAATTCAACAGGCCAAACTGAATATGAGGAAGATGACAACTTCACTTTACAACGCTCGAATGAATGCATCTGACCATGAGAATAGGTGCACAGCCGCAGACTACAATGGGTTGACTTCTAACTCAGCCAAAGCACCACTTAGAAAGAGAGACATGTTACGTTCTTTGGCTAACAGAAGGACAGTATTGGTGACAGAACCTTCCCAAAGTCTAAACAAAAATATATATTAA